From Motacilla alba alba isolate MOTALB_02 chromosome 4A, Motacilla_alba_V1.0_pri, whole genome shotgun sequence, one genomic window encodes:
- the LOC119712898 gene encoding gap junction alpha-3 protein-like: MGDWSLLGRLLENAQEHSTVVGKVWLTVLFVFRILVLGAAAERVWGDELSGFSCDTQQPGCQNACYDSTFPISHLRFWVLQIIFVSTPSLVYLGHILHLVHLEEKAQQQMAARAGSGARRQRPRQPQLPAGNTRARVCMRGAILRTYICNIVFKALLEVGFIVGQYALYGFQLKPLYTCSRWPCPNTVNCYISRPTEKTIFILFMLGVACVSLLLNLVEIYHLGLTKCRRGPGPKSRILTAPGGPVGPGSTYATLPRGGSPLAAGRPPHGLAPLKKAGAWLGVAGGSHGDVRTADLAV, encoded by the coding sequence ATGGGGGACTGGAGCCTGCTGGGCCGGCTGCTGGAGAATGCTCAGGAGCACTCCACGGTGGTGGGGAAGGTGTGGCTCACCGTCCTCTTCGTCTTCCGCATCCTGGTGCTGGGGGCAGCCGCGGAGCGGGTCTGGGGTGACGAGCTGTCTGGCTTCTCCTGTGACACGCAGCAGCCCGGCTGCCAAAATGCCTGCTATGACAGcaccttccccatctcccaccTCCGCTTCTGGGTCCTGCAGATCATCTTTGTCTCCACACCCAGCCTCGTGTATCTGGGGCACATCCTGCACCTGGTGCATCTGGAGGAGAAGGCGCAGCAGCAAATGGCAGCCCGGGCTGGCAGCGGGGCCAGGCGGCAGcgccccaggcagccccagctccctgcagggaacACGAGGGCACGGGTGTGCATGCGGGGGGCCATCCTGAGGACGTACATTTGCAACATCGTCTTCAAGGCTCTCCTGGAAGTGGGCTTCATTGTGGGCCAATACGCCTTGTATGGGTTCCAGCTGAAGCCCCTCTACACCTGCAGCCGCTGGCCCTGCCCCAACACGGTCAATTGCTACATCTCCCGGCCCACTGAGAAGACCATCTTCATCCTCTTCATGCTGGGGGTGGCCTgcgtgtccctgctgctcaaCCTGGTGGAGATCTACCACCTGGGTCTCACCAAGTGCCGTCGGGGGCCAGGCCCCAAGTCCCGCATCCTAACTGCTCCTGGTGGGCCTGTAGGGCCTGGCAGCACCTATGCCACTCTGCCCAGGGGTGGCAGccccctggctgctggcagacCCCCCCATGGCCTGGCACCGCTGAAGAAGGCAGGTGCATGGCTAGGGGTGGCTGGTGGGTCCCACGGCGACGTGCGAACGGCAGACCTGGCAGTGTAA
- the GJB1 gene encoding gap junction beta-1 protein, with amino-acid sequence MNWAGLYTVLSGVNRHSTAIGRIWLSVIFIFRIMVLVVAAESVWGDEKSAFTCNTQQPGCNSVCYDHFFPISHIRLWALQLILVTTPALLVAMHVAYQQHQEKKLLVLTGHADAKHMEEVKKHKMRIAGSLWWTYVCSVVFRLLFEAVFMYIFYMLYPGYQMMRLVKCEAYPCPNTVDCFISRPTEKTIFTVFMLVTSSICIILNMAELVYLVVRACARRSQHHSNPSSAKGSFYGHKHSSEYKQNEINQLLTEQDGSLKDMLRRNSGLQEKGDRCSAC; translated from the coding sequence ATGAATTGGGCGGGCCTGTACACGGTGCTGAGCGGGGTGAACCGCCACTCCACTGCCATCGGGCGCATCTGGCTCTCCGTCATCTTCATCTTCCGGATAATGGTGTTAGTGGTGGCAGCCGAGAGCGTCTGGGGGGATGAGAAATCTGCCTTCACCTGCAAcacccagcagcctggctgcaacAGCGTCTGCTATGACCACTTCTTCCCCATCTCCCACATCCGTCTGTGGGCCCTGCAGCTCATCCTCGTCACCACACCAGCCCTTCTCGTGGCCATGCACGTGGCctaccagcagcaccaggagaagaagctgctggtgctgaCAGGGCATGCGGATGCCAAACACATGGAAGAAGTCAAGAAGCACAAGATGCGCATAGCGGGTTCGCTGTGGTGGACATACGTCTGCAGCGTGGTGTTCAGGCTGCTCTTCGAGGCCGTTTTCATGTACATCTTCTACATGCTCTACCCAGGCTACCAGATGATGCGGCTGGTAAAGTGCGAGGCTTACCCCTGCCCTAACACTGTCGACTGCTTCATCTCCCGGCCCACTGAGAAGACCATCTTCACTGTCTTCATGCTGGTCACCTCCAGTATCTGCATCATCCTCAACATGGCAGAGCTGGTCTACCTGGTGGTCCGGGCCTGTGCCCGCCGAAGCCAGCACCATTCCAACCCCTCGTCGGCGAAGGGCTCCTTCTATGGGCACAAGCATTCCTCTGAGTACAAGCAGAACGAGATCAACCAGCTGCTGACAGAGCAGGACGGTTCCCTCAAGGACATGCTGCGCCGTAactctgggctgcaggagaagggtgACCGCTGCTCTGCCTGCTAG